A single genomic interval of Cervus elaphus chromosome 19, mCerEla1.1, whole genome shotgun sequence harbors:
- the LOC122675597 gene encoding stefin-C-like — protein MLGPKVGGFSETQAATAKTQAIADQVKSQVEEKVDKKFPVFKAVEFRSQVVAGVNYLIKVQVDEDDFVHIRVFESLPHESKPVALTSYQTNKGRHDELADF, from the exons ATGTTGGGGCCAAAGGTTGGTGGGTTCTCAGAGACTCAGGCTGCCACAGCCAAGACCCAGGCCATCGCTGACCAG gTGAAGTCCCAGGTAGAGGAGAAGGTGGACAAGAAGTTCCCAGTGTTCAAGGCTGTGGAATTCAGGAGCCAGGTGGTCGCCGGAGTGAACTACTTGATCAAG GTTCAAGTGGACGAGGATGACTTCGTGCACATCCGAGTGTTTGAAAGCCTCCCGCACGAGAGCAAGCCCGTGGCCTTGACCAGCTACCAGACCAACAAAGGCAGGCACGACGAGCTGGCAGACTTCTAG